From Lagenorhynchus albirostris chromosome 15, mLagAlb1.1, whole genome shotgun sequence, one genomic window encodes:
- the HAGHL gene encoding hydroxyacylglutathione hydrolase-like protein isoform X10, producing MKVKVIPVLEDNYMYLVIEEHTREAVAVDVAVPKRARPLPGALCTRAWRPNTGSHLDHLHLPNSHPFQLLEIVGREGVSLTTVLTTHHHWDHARGNTELARLLPGLVVLGADERICALTRRLVHGEELRFGAIHVRCLLTPGHTSGHMSYFLWEDECLDPPAVFSGDALSVAGCGSRLETTAQQMYHSLVETLGTLPPETVFCGHEHTLGNLEFAQKVEPCNNHVKAKLSWAKAQAPRLVS from the exons ATGAAGGTCAAAGTCATCCCTGTGCTTGAGGACAACTATATGTACCTGGTCATCGAGGAGCACACGCGGGAGGCTGTGGCCGTGGACGTGGCCGTGCCCAAAAGG GCCCGTCCCCTGCCTGGGGCACTGTGCACCCGGGCCTGGCGCCCCAACACAGGCAGCCACCTGGACCACCTGCATCTCCCTAACTCCCATCCCTTTCAGCTGCTGGAGATCGTGGGCCGGGAGGGGGTATCACTGACAACTGTGCTGACCACCCATCACCACTG GGACCACGCCCGGGGCAACACGGAGCTGGCGAGGCTGCTGCCTGGCCTGGTGGTGCTGGGCGCAGATGAGCGCATCTGTGCACTGACCCGCAGGCTGGTACATGGCGAGGAGCTGCGG TTTGGGGCCATCCACGTGCGCTGCCTCCTGACGCCCGGCCACACCTCGGGCCACATGAGCTACTTCCTGTGGGAAGATGAGTGTCTGGACCCGCCCGCCGTGTTCTCGG GGGACGCATTATCTGTGGCCGGCTGCGGCTCACGCCTGGAGACCACAGCTCAGCAGATGTACCACAGCTTGGTGGAGACCCTGGGCACCCTGCCCCCTGAGACA GTGTTCTGTGGTCACGAGCACACACTGGGCAACCTCGAGTTTGCACAAAAAGTGGAGCCTTGCAACAACCACGTGAAGGCCAAGCTATCGTGGGCCAAG GCTCAAGCCCCCAGACTGGTAAGCTGA
- the HAGHL gene encoding hydroxyacylglutathione hydrolase-like protein isoform X6, translating to MKVKVIPVLEDNYMYLVIEEHTREAVAVDVAVPKRLLEIVGREGVSLTTVLTTHHHWDHARGNTELARLLPGLVVLGADERICALTRRLVHGEELRFGAIHVRCLLTPGHTSGHMSYFLWEDECLDPPAVFSGDALSVAGCGSRLETTAQQMYHSLVETLGTLPPETKVFCGHEHTLGNLEFAQKVEPCNNHVKAKLSWAKKRDEDDVPTVPSTLGEELLYNPFLRVAEEAVRKFTGKVAPAEVLEVLCRERASFERAAEPLQPQAQALLALQWGLLSMPRPK from the exons ATGAAGGTCAAAGTCATCCCTGTGCTTGAGGACAACTATATGTACCTGGTCATCGAGGAGCACACGCGGGAGGCTGTGGCCGTGGACGTGGCCGTGCCCAAAAGG CTGCTGGAGATCGTGGGCCGGGAGGGGGTATCACTGACAACTGTGCTGACCACCCATCACCACTG GGACCACGCCCGGGGCAACACGGAGCTGGCGAGGCTGCTGCCTGGCCTGGTGGTGCTGGGCGCAGATGAGCGCATCTGTGCACTGACCCGCAGGCTGGTACATGGCGAGGAGCTGCGG TTTGGGGCCATCCACGTGCGCTGCCTCCTGACGCCCGGCCACACCTCGGGCCACATGAGCTACTTCCTGTGGGAAGATGAGTGTCTGGACCCGCCCGCCGTGTTCTCGG GGGACGCATTATCTGTGGCCGGCTGCGGCTCACGCCTGGAGACCACAGCTCAGCAGATGTACCACAGCTTGGTGGAGACCCTGGGCACCCTGCCCCCTGAGACA AAGGTGTTCTGTGGTCACGAGCACACACTGGGCAACCTCGAGTTTGCACAAAAAGTGGAGCCTTGCAACAACCACGTGAAGGCCAAGCTATCGTGGGCCAAG AAGAGGGATGAGGATGATGTGCCCACGGTGCCCTCAACCCTGGGCGAGGAGCTCCTTTACAACCCCTTCCTGAGGGTGGC AGAGGAGGCTGTGCGCAAGTTCACAGGGAAGGTCGCCCCAGCTGAAGTCCTGGAAGTGCTCTGCAGGGAGCGAGCGAGCTTTGAGCGGGCAGCTGAGCCACTGCAGCCACAGGCCCAGGCACTCCTCGCGCTGCAGTGGGGGCTCCTGAGCATGCCCCGGCCGAAGTGA
- the HAGHL gene encoding hydroxyacylglutathione hydrolase-like protein isoform X4, giving the protein MKVKVIPVLEDNYMYLVIEEHTREAVAVDVAVPKRARPLPGALCTRAWRPNTGSHLDHLHLPNSHPFQLLEIVGREGVSLTTVLTTHHHWDHARGNTELARLLPGLVVLGADERICALTRRLVHGEELRFGAIHVRCLLTPGHTSGHMSYFLWEDECLDPPAVFSGDALSVAGCGSRLETTAQQMYHSLVETLGTLPPETKVFCGHEHTLGNLEFAQKVEPCNNHVKAKLSWAKKRDEDDVPTVPSTLGEELLYNPFLRVAEEAVRKFTGKVAPAEVLEVLCRERASFERAAEPLQPQAQALLALQWGLLSMPRPK; this is encoded by the exons ATGAAGGTCAAAGTCATCCCTGTGCTTGAGGACAACTATATGTACCTGGTCATCGAGGAGCACACGCGGGAGGCTGTGGCCGTGGACGTGGCCGTGCCCAAAAGG GCCCGTCCCCTGCCTGGGGCACTGTGCACCCGGGCCTGGCGCCCCAACACAGGCAGCCACCTGGACCACCTGCATCTCCCTAACTCCCATCCCTTTCAGCTGCTGGAGATCGTGGGCCGGGAGGGGGTATCACTGACAACTGTGCTGACCACCCATCACCACTG GGACCACGCCCGGGGCAACACGGAGCTGGCGAGGCTGCTGCCTGGCCTGGTGGTGCTGGGCGCAGATGAGCGCATCTGTGCACTGACCCGCAGGCTGGTACATGGCGAGGAGCTGCGG TTTGGGGCCATCCACGTGCGCTGCCTCCTGACGCCCGGCCACACCTCGGGCCACATGAGCTACTTCCTGTGGGAAGATGAGTGTCTGGACCCGCCCGCCGTGTTCTCGG GGGACGCATTATCTGTGGCCGGCTGCGGCTCACGCCTGGAGACCACAGCTCAGCAGATGTACCACAGCTTGGTGGAGACCCTGGGCACCCTGCCCCCTGAGACA AAGGTGTTCTGTGGTCACGAGCACACACTGGGCAACCTCGAGTTTGCACAAAAAGTGGAGCCTTGCAACAACCACGTGAAGGCCAAGCTATCGTGGGCCAAG AAGAGGGATGAGGATGATGTGCCCACGGTGCCCTCAACCCTGGGCGAGGAGCTCCTTTACAACCCCTTCCTGAGGGTGGC AGAGGAGGCTGTGCGCAAGTTCACAGGGAAGGTCGCCCCAGCTGAAGTCCTGGAAGTGCTCTGCAGGGAGCGAGCGAGCTTTGAGCGGGCAGCTGAGCCACTGCAGCCACAGGCCCAGGCACTCCTCGCGCTGCAGTGGGGGCTCCTGAGCATGCCCCGGCCGAAGTGA
- the HAGHL gene encoding hydroxyacylglutathione hydrolase-like protein isoform X7, which translates to MKVKVIPVLEDNYMYLVIEEHTREAVAVDVAVPKRARPLPGALCTRAWRPNTGSHLDHLHLPNSHPFQLLEIVGREGVSLTTVLTTHHHWDHARGNTELARLLPGLVVLGADERICALTRRLVHGEELRFGAIHVRCLLTPGHTSGHMSYFLWEDECLDPPAVFSGDALSVAGCGSRLETTAQQMYHSLVETLGTLPPETKVFCGHEHTLGNLEFAQKVEPCNNHVKAKLSWAKKRDEDDVPTVPSTLGEELLYNPFLRVA; encoded by the exons ATGAAGGTCAAAGTCATCCCTGTGCTTGAGGACAACTATATGTACCTGGTCATCGAGGAGCACACGCGGGAGGCTGTGGCCGTGGACGTGGCCGTGCCCAAAAGG GCCCGTCCCCTGCCTGGGGCACTGTGCACCCGGGCCTGGCGCCCCAACACAGGCAGCCACCTGGACCACCTGCATCTCCCTAACTCCCATCCCTTTCAGCTGCTGGAGATCGTGGGCCGGGAGGGGGTATCACTGACAACTGTGCTGACCACCCATCACCACTG GGACCACGCCCGGGGCAACACGGAGCTGGCGAGGCTGCTGCCTGGCCTGGTGGTGCTGGGCGCAGATGAGCGCATCTGTGCACTGACCCGCAGGCTGGTACATGGCGAGGAGCTGCGG TTTGGGGCCATCCACGTGCGCTGCCTCCTGACGCCCGGCCACACCTCGGGCCACATGAGCTACTTCCTGTGGGAAGATGAGTGTCTGGACCCGCCCGCCGTGTTCTCGG GGGACGCATTATCTGTGGCCGGCTGCGGCTCACGCCTGGAGACCACAGCTCAGCAGATGTACCACAGCTTGGTGGAGACCCTGGGCACCCTGCCCCCTGAGACA AAGGTGTTCTGTGGTCACGAGCACACACTGGGCAACCTCGAGTTTGCACAAAAAGTGGAGCCTTGCAACAACCACGTGAAGGCCAAGCTATCGTGGGCCAAG AAGAGGGATGAGGATGATGTGCCCACGGTGCCCTCAACCCTGGGCGAGGAGCTCCTTTACAACCCCTTCCTGAGGGTGGCGTGA
- the HAGHL gene encoding hydroxyacylglutathione hydrolase-like protein isoform X1 translates to MKVKVIPVLEDNYMYLVIEEHTREAVAVDVAVPKRARPLPGALCTRAWRPNTGSHLDHLHLPNSHPFQLLEIVGREGVSLTTVLTTHHHWDHARGNTELARLLPGLVVLGADERICALTRRLVHGEELRFGAIHVRCLLTPGHTSGHMSYFLWEDECLDPPAVFSGDALSVAGCGSRLETTAQQMYHSLVETLGTLPPETKVFCGHEHTLGNLEFAQKVEPCNNHVKAKLSWAKKRDEDDVPTVPSTLGEELLYNPFLRVAGFISTTTSSLPSGSHRTPSPCREEAVRKFTGKVAPAEVLEVLCRERASFERAAEPLQPQAQALLALQWGLLSMPRPK, encoded by the exons ATGAAGGTCAAAGTCATCCCTGTGCTTGAGGACAACTATATGTACCTGGTCATCGAGGAGCACACGCGGGAGGCTGTGGCCGTGGACGTGGCCGTGCCCAAAAGG GCCCGTCCCCTGCCTGGGGCACTGTGCACCCGGGCCTGGCGCCCCAACACAGGCAGCCACCTGGACCACCTGCATCTCCCTAACTCCCATCCCTTTCAGCTGCTGGAGATCGTGGGCCGGGAGGGGGTATCACTGACAACTGTGCTGACCACCCATCACCACTG GGACCACGCCCGGGGCAACACGGAGCTGGCGAGGCTGCTGCCTGGCCTGGTGGTGCTGGGCGCAGATGAGCGCATCTGTGCACTGACCCGCAGGCTGGTACATGGCGAGGAGCTGCGG TTTGGGGCCATCCACGTGCGCTGCCTCCTGACGCCCGGCCACACCTCGGGCCACATGAGCTACTTCCTGTGGGAAGATGAGTGTCTGGACCCGCCCGCCGTGTTCTCGG GGGACGCATTATCTGTGGCCGGCTGCGGCTCACGCCTGGAGACCACAGCTCAGCAGATGTACCACAGCTTGGTGGAGACCCTGGGCACCCTGCCCCCTGAGACA AAGGTGTTCTGTGGTCACGAGCACACACTGGGCAACCTCGAGTTTGCACAAAAAGTGGAGCCTTGCAACAACCACGTGAAGGCCAAGCTATCGTGGGCCAAG AAGAGGGATGAGGATGATGTGCCCACGGTGCCCTCAACCCTGGGCGAGGAGCTCCTTTACAACCCCTTCCTGAGGGTGGC TGGCTTCATTTCCACCACCACGTCCAGCTTGCCCAGCGGTTCCCATCGAACCCCCTCTCCCTGCAGAGAGGAGGCTGTGCGCAAGTTCACAGGGAAGGTCGCCCCAGCTGAAGTCCTGGAAGTGCTCTGCAGGGAGCGAGCGAGCTTTGAGCGGGCAGCTGAGCCACTGCAGCCACAGGCCCAGGCACTCCTCGCGCTGCAGTGGGGGCTCCTGAGCATGCCCCGGCCGAAGTGA
- the HAGHL gene encoding hydroxyacylglutathione hydrolase-like protein isoform X9: MKVKVIPVLEDNYMYLVIEEHTREAVAVDVAVPKRARPLPGALCTRAWRPNTGSHLDHLHLPNSHPFQLLEIVGREGVSLTTVLTTHHHWDHARGNTELARLLPGLVVLGADERICALTRRLVHGEELRFGAIHVRCLLTPGHTSGHMSYFLWEDECLDPPAVFSGDALSVAGCGSRLETTAQQMYHSLVETLGTLPPETKVFCGHEHTLGNLEFAQKVEPCNNHVKAKLSWAKAQAPRLVS; the protein is encoded by the exons ATGAAGGTCAAAGTCATCCCTGTGCTTGAGGACAACTATATGTACCTGGTCATCGAGGAGCACACGCGGGAGGCTGTGGCCGTGGACGTGGCCGTGCCCAAAAGG GCCCGTCCCCTGCCTGGGGCACTGTGCACCCGGGCCTGGCGCCCCAACACAGGCAGCCACCTGGACCACCTGCATCTCCCTAACTCCCATCCCTTTCAGCTGCTGGAGATCGTGGGCCGGGAGGGGGTATCACTGACAACTGTGCTGACCACCCATCACCACTG GGACCACGCCCGGGGCAACACGGAGCTGGCGAGGCTGCTGCCTGGCCTGGTGGTGCTGGGCGCAGATGAGCGCATCTGTGCACTGACCCGCAGGCTGGTACATGGCGAGGAGCTGCGG TTTGGGGCCATCCACGTGCGCTGCCTCCTGACGCCCGGCCACACCTCGGGCCACATGAGCTACTTCCTGTGGGAAGATGAGTGTCTGGACCCGCCCGCCGTGTTCTCGG GGGACGCATTATCTGTGGCCGGCTGCGGCTCACGCCTGGAGACCACAGCTCAGCAGATGTACCACAGCTTGGTGGAGACCCTGGGCACCCTGCCCCCTGAGACA AAGGTGTTCTGTGGTCACGAGCACACACTGGGCAACCTCGAGTTTGCACAAAAAGTGGAGCCTTGCAACAACCACGTGAAGGCCAAGCTATCGTGGGCCAAG GCTCAAGCCCCCAGACTGGTAAGCTGA
- the HAGHL gene encoding hydroxyacylglutathione hydrolase-like protein isoform X2 — MKVKVIPVLEDNYMYLVIEEHTREAVAVDVAVPKRARPLPGALCTRAWRPNTGSHLDHLHLPNSHPFQLLEIVGREGVSLTTVLTTHHHWDHARGNTELARLLPGLVVLGADERICALTRRLVHGEELRFGAIHVRCLLTPGHTSGHMSYFLWEDECLDPPAVFSGDALSVAGCGSRLETTAQQMYHSLVETLGTLPPETVFCGHEHTLGNLEFAQKVEPCNNHVKAKLSWAKKRDEDDVPTVPSTLGEELLYNPFLRVAGFISTTTSSLPSGSHRTPSPCREEAVRKFTGKVAPAEVLEVLCRERASFERAAEPLQPQAQALLALQWGLLSMPRPK, encoded by the exons ATGAAGGTCAAAGTCATCCCTGTGCTTGAGGACAACTATATGTACCTGGTCATCGAGGAGCACACGCGGGAGGCTGTGGCCGTGGACGTGGCCGTGCCCAAAAGG GCCCGTCCCCTGCCTGGGGCACTGTGCACCCGGGCCTGGCGCCCCAACACAGGCAGCCACCTGGACCACCTGCATCTCCCTAACTCCCATCCCTTTCAGCTGCTGGAGATCGTGGGCCGGGAGGGGGTATCACTGACAACTGTGCTGACCACCCATCACCACTG GGACCACGCCCGGGGCAACACGGAGCTGGCGAGGCTGCTGCCTGGCCTGGTGGTGCTGGGCGCAGATGAGCGCATCTGTGCACTGACCCGCAGGCTGGTACATGGCGAGGAGCTGCGG TTTGGGGCCATCCACGTGCGCTGCCTCCTGACGCCCGGCCACACCTCGGGCCACATGAGCTACTTCCTGTGGGAAGATGAGTGTCTGGACCCGCCCGCCGTGTTCTCGG GGGACGCATTATCTGTGGCCGGCTGCGGCTCACGCCTGGAGACCACAGCTCAGCAGATGTACCACAGCTTGGTGGAGACCCTGGGCACCCTGCCCCCTGAGACA GTGTTCTGTGGTCACGAGCACACACTGGGCAACCTCGAGTTTGCACAAAAAGTGGAGCCTTGCAACAACCACGTGAAGGCCAAGCTATCGTGGGCCAAG AAGAGGGATGAGGATGATGTGCCCACGGTGCCCTCAACCCTGGGCGAGGAGCTCCTTTACAACCCCTTCCTGAGGGTGGC TGGCTTCATTTCCACCACCACGTCCAGCTTGCCCAGCGGTTCCCATCGAACCCCCTCTCCCTGCAGAGAGGAGGCTGTGCGCAAGTTCACAGGGAAGGTCGCCCCAGCTGAAGTCCTGGAAGTGCTCTGCAGGGAGCGAGCGAGCTTTGAGCGGGCAGCTGAGCCACTGCAGCCACAGGCCCAGGCACTCCTCGCGCTGCAGTGGGGGCTCCTGAGCATGCCCCGGCCGAAGTGA
- the HAGHL gene encoding hydroxyacylglutathione hydrolase-like protein isoform X3, translating into MKVKVIPVLEDNYMYLVIEEHTREAVAVDVAVPKRARPLPGALCTRAWRPNTGSHLDHLHLPNSHPFQLLEIVGREGVSLTTVLTTHHHWDHARGNTELARLLPGLVVLGADERICALTRRLVHGEELRFGAIHVRCLLTPGHTSGHMSYFLWEDECLDPPAVFSGDALSVAGCGSRLETTAQQMYHSLVETLGTLPPETKVFCGHEHTLGNLEFAQKVEPCNNHVKAKLSWAKKRDEDDVPTVPSTLGEELLYNPFLRVALPSGSHRTPSPCREEAVRKFTGKVAPAEVLEVLCRERASFERAAEPLQPQAQALLALQWGLLSMPRPK; encoded by the exons ATGAAGGTCAAAGTCATCCCTGTGCTTGAGGACAACTATATGTACCTGGTCATCGAGGAGCACACGCGGGAGGCTGTGGCCGTGGACGTGGCCGTGCCCAAAAGG GCCCGTCCCCTGCCTGGGGCACTGTGCACCCGGGCCTGGCGCCCCAACACAGGCAGCCACCTGGACCACCTGCATCTCCCTAACTCCCATCCCTTTCAGCTGCTGGAGATCGTGGGCCGGGAGGGGGTATCACTGACAACTGTGCTGACCACCCATCACCACTG GGACCACGCCCGGGGCAACACGGAGCTGGCGAGGCTGCTGCCTGGCCTGGTGGTGCTGGGCGCAGATGAGCGCATCTGTGCACTGACCCGCAGGCTGGTACATGGCGAGGAGCTGCGG TTTGGGGCCATCCACGTGCGCTGCCTCCTGACGCCCGGCCACACCTCGGGCCACATGAGCTACTTCCTGTGGGAAGATGAGTGTCTGGACCCGCCCGCCGTGTTCTCGG GGGACGCATTATCTGTGGCCGGCTGCGGCTCACGCCTGGAGACCACAGCTCAGCAGATGTACCACAGCTTGGTGGAGACCCTGGGCACCCTGCCCCCTGAGACA AAGGTGTTCTGTGGTCACGAGCACACACTGGGCAACCTCGAGTTTGCACAAAAAGTGGAGCCTTGCAACAACCACGTGAAGGCCAAGCTATCGTGGGCCAAG AAGAGGGATGAGGATGATGTGCCCACGGTGCCCTCAACCCTGGGCGAGGAGCTCCTTTACAACCCCTTCCTGAGGGTGGC CTTGCCCAGCGGTTCCCATCGAACCCCCTCTCCCTGCAGAGAGGAGGCTGTGCGCAAGTTCACAGGGAAGGTCGCCCCAGCTGAAGTCCTGGAAGTGCTCTGCAGGGAGCGAGCGAGCTTTGAGCGGGCAGCTGAGCCACTGCAGCCACAGGCCCAGGCACTCCTCGCGCTGCAGTGGGGGCTCCTGAGCATGCCCCGGCCGAAGTGA
- the HAGHL gene encoding hydroxyacylglutathione hydrolase-like protein isoform X8, translating to MKVKVIPVLEDNYMYLVIEEHTREAVAVDVAVPKRARPLPGALCTRAWRPNTGSHLDHLHLPNSHPFQLLEIVGREGVSLTTVLTTHHHWDHARGNTELARLLPGLVVLGADERICALTRRLVHGEELRFGAIHVRCLLTPGHTSGHMSYFLWEDECLDPPAVFSGDALSVAGCGSRLETTAQQMYHSLVETLGTLPPETKVFCGHEHTLGNLEFAQKVEPCNNHVKAKLSWAKGLGSSPQTGKLSQAAWSCQTRL from the exons ATGAAGGTCAAAGTCATCCCTGTGCTTGAGGACAACTATATGTACCTGGTCATCGAGGAGCACACGCGGGAGGCTGTGGCCGTGGACGTGGCCGTGCCCAAAAGG GCCCGTCCCCTGCCTGGGGCACTGTGCACCCGGGCCTGGCGCCCCAACACAGGCAGCCACCTGGACCACCTGCATCTCCCTAACTCCCATCCCTTTCAGCTGCTGGAGATCGTGGGCCGGGAGGGGGTATCACTGACAACTGTGCTGACCACCCATCACCACTG GGACCACGCCCGGGGCAACACGGAGCTGGCGAGGCTGCTGCCTGGCCTGGTGGTGCTGGGCGCAGATGAGCGCATCTGTGCACTGACCCGCAGGCTGGTACATGGCGAGGAGCTGCGG TTTGGGGCCATCCACGTGCGCTGCCTCCTGACGCCCGGCCACACCTCGGGCCACATGAGCTACTTCCTGTGGGAAGATGAGTGTCTGGACCCGCCCGCCGTGTTCTCGG GGGACGCATTATCTGTGGCCGGCTGCGGCTCACGCCTGGAGACCACAGCTCAGCAGATGTACCACAGCTTGGTGGAGACCCTGGGCACCCTGCCCCCTGAGACA AAGGTGTTCTGTGGTCACGAGCACACACTGGGCAACCTCGAGTTTGCACAAAAAGTGGAGCCTTGCAACAACCACGTGAAGGCCAAGCTATCGTGGGCCAAG GGTCTAGGCTCAAGCCCCCAGACTGGTAAGCTGAGCCAAGCTGCCTGGAGCTGCCAGACAAGGCTGTGA
- the HAGHL gene encoding hydroxyacylglutathione hydrolase-like protein isoform X5: MKVKVIPVLEDNYMYLVIEEHTREAVAVDVAVPKRLLEIVGREGVSLTTVLTTHHHWDHARGNTELARLLPGLVVLGADERICALTRRLVHGEELRFGAIHVRCLLTPGHTSGHMSYFLWEDECLDPPAVFSGDALSVAGCGSRLETTAQQMYHSLVETLGTLPPETKVFCGHEHTLGNLEFAQKVEPCNNHVKAKLSWAKKRDEDDVPTVPSTLGEELLYNPFLRVAGFISTTTSSLPSGSHRTPSPCREEAVRKFTGKVAPAEVLEVLCRERASFERAAEPLQPQAQALLALQWGLLSMPRPK, from the exons ATGAAGGTCAAAGTCATCCCTGTGCTTGAGGACAACTATATGTACCTGGTCATCGAGGAGCACACGCGGGAGGCTGTGGCCGTGGACGTGGCCGTGCCCAAAAGG CTGCTGGAGATCGTGGGCCGGGAGGGGGTATCACTGACAACTGTGCTGACCACCCATCACCACTG GGACCACGCCCGGGGCAACACGGAGCTGGCGAGGCTGCTGCCTGGCCTGGTGGTGCTGGGCGCAGATGAGCGCATCTGTGCACTGACCCGCAGGCTGGTACATGGCGAGGAGCTGCGG TTTGGGGCCATCCACGTGCGCTGCCTCCTGACGCCCGGCCACACCTCGGGCCACATGAGCTACTTCCTGTGGGAAGATGAGTGTCTGGACCCGCCCGCCGTGTTCTCGG GGGACGCATTATCTGTGGCCGGCTGCGGCTCACGCCTGGAGACCACAGCTCAGCAGATGTACCACAGCTTGGTGGAGACCCTGGGCACCCTGCCCCCTGAGACA AAGGTGTTCTGTGGTCACGAGCACACACTGGGCAACCTCGAGTTTGCACAAAAAGTGGAGCCTTGCAACAACCACGTGAAGGCCAAGCTATCGTGGGCCAAG AAGAGGGATGAGGATGATGTGCCCACGGTGCCCTCAACCCTGGGCGAGGAGCTCCTTTACAACCCCTTCCTGAGGGTGGC TGGCTTCATTTCCACCACCACGTCCAGCTTGCCCAGCGGTTCCCATCGAACCCCCTCTCCCTGCAGAGAGGAGGCTGTGCGCAAGTTCACAGGGAAGGTCGCCCCAGCTGAAGTCCTGGAAGTGCTCTGCAGGGAGCGAGCGAGCTTTGAGCGGGCAGCTGAGCCACTGCAGCCACAGGCCCAGGCACTCCTCGCGCTGCAGTGGGGGCTCCTGAGCATGCCCCGGCCGAAGTGA